The following proteins are encoded in a genomic region of [Eubacterium] hominis:
- a CDS encoding AraC family transcriptional regulator has protein sequence MNYQELEAYLYSNHTVSTVDENTVFQHFILNHDIVPYNNEYLTILGSDRDFHGVNHIISVHERNCPKIPMHIYHYIKINYVYHGNITIQLEDKKIALNKGDLIIIDKHVPHEILPTSMDDILINIILKVEFFSESFINNLPEESILSKFLKQLLGKKGIHTHYLICNTKNNQLVHQCVQNILCEHLDTQICSSELIDRYISILITHLIRCFGFDTNYHSQKKNEELLQSILNYIKNNYVRGNLNDMCNHLGYTSVYICNFIKQQTGETFKKLVFEERLKKSTIFLLNTNYPVYEISELVGFNNLTSFYKQFQKRYHCTPNEFRSNIDASSIKSN, from the coding sequence ATGAATTATCAAGAATTGGAAGCATATTTGTATAGCAATCATACTGTTTCAACAGTAGATGAAAATACTGTTTTTCAACATTTCATTTTAAATCATGATATAGTTCCTTACAATAATGAATATCTAACTATTTTAGGTTCTGATAGAGATTTTCATGGAGTAAATCATATCATAAGTGTTCATGAAAGAAATTGTCCTAAGATACCAATGCATATTTATCATTATATAAAAATCAATTATGTATATCATGGTAACATCACTATTCAATTGGAGGATAAAAAAATTGCTTTAAATAAAGGCGATCTTATTATCATAGACAAACATGTTCCTCACGAAATTTTACCAACATCAATGGATGACATTTTAATAAATATCATTTTAAAAGTAGAATTCTTTTCGGAATCATTTATAAATAATCTTCCTGAGGAATCCATTCTATCTAAATTCTTAAAACAATTATTAGGAAAAAAAGGTATTCATACCCATTATCTTATTTGTAATACTAAAAACAATCAATTGGTGCATCAATGTGTACAAAATATCCTATGTGAACATTTAGATACTCAAATATGCTCTAGTGAATTAATAGATAGATATATCTCAATTTTGATTACGCATCTGATAAGATGTTTTGGTTTTGACACCAACTATCATAGTCAAAAGAAAAACGAAGAATTACTACAGTCAATTTTGAATTACATAAAGAACAATTATGTACGAGGTAATTTAAATGATATGTGTAACCATCTAGGATATACGTCAGTTTATATATGCAATTTCATTAAACAACAAACAGGCGAAACTTTTAAAAAACTTGTCTTTGAAGAAAGACTAAAAAAGAGCACAATATTTTTATTAAATACTAATTATCCTGTTTATGAAATATCAGAACTTGTAGGATTTAACAACCTTACAAGCTTTTATAAGCAATTTCAAAAAAGATATCATTGTACACCAAATGAATTTAGATCAAATATAGATGCTAGTTCGATCAAAAGTAATTAG